From one Microbulbifer sp. A4B17 genomic stretch:
- a CDS encoding GNAT family N-acetyltransferase gives MALPDCEIGTELKIGLASYDDLRHADDILALMDEYAQHPFGGGEPLSDNCRSGLLPALRGFPGAFSILAYQDQSAVGLVNCFTGFSTFLCKPLINIHDVIVSESARGLGVCTAMMDFLAKEAKSRGCCKLTLEVLQKNYTAQAAYLKTGFKPYTLDEELGQAEFWQRYL, from the coding sequence ATGGCTTTACCAGACTGTGAAATTGGTACCGAATTAAAGATTGGTTTGGCGAGTTATGACGACCTGCGCCATGCAGATGATATTTTGGCTCTGATGGATGAATATGCCCAACATCCGTTTGGTGGGGGCGAACCCTTAAGCGATAACTGTCGATCTGGCTTGCTTCCGGCATTGAGGGGTTTCCCCGGGGCTTTTAGTATCCTCGCCTATCAAGATCAAAGTGCGGTTGGACTTGTTAACTGTTTTACTGGGTTTTCTACGTTTTTATGTAAGCCCTTGATTAATATTCACGATGTTATTGTCAGTGAATCTGCTCGGGGGCTGGGTGTGTGTACCGCAATGATGGACTTCCTCGCAAAAGAAGCTAAAAGCAGGGGATGTTGCAAACTCACCCTGGAAGTCCTGCAAAAAAATTATACTGCCCAAGCTGCTTACCTTAAGACAGGATTTAAGCCATACACGCTGGATGAAGAGCTGGGTCAAGCAGAGTTTTGGCAACGCTACCTTTAA
- the can gene encoding carbonate dehydratase, with the protein MHPLNHLLKNNQQWSEATRQDEPDFFLKLSEQQTPEYLWIGCADSRVPANEIVGLLPGELFVHRNVANVVVHTDLNCLSVLQYAVEILKVKHIIVCGHYGCGGVQAALNNDQLGLIDNWLRHIQDVRDKHHTLIDLFQQQQRTDLLCELNVLEQVIHVCQTTIVRDAWRSGQELTVNGWVYGLKDGLVHDLGISIKHPGEIADVYQGALSKIAQHSDD; encoded by the coding sequence TTGCACCCGCTAAATCATTTATTAAAAAATAACCAACAATGGTCCGAGGCTACCCGTCAAGACGAGCCTGACTTTTTTCTCAAGTTATCTGAACAGCAAACCCCTGAATACCTGTGGATTGGCTGTGCCGATAGTCGTGTTCCCGCCAACGAAATAGTCGGCCTACTTCCCGGCGAGCTGTTTGTACACCGAAACGTCGCCAATGTGGTTGTACACACAGATCTCAACTGCCTGTCGGTTCTGCAATACGCCGTAGAAATATTAAAGGTAAAGCATATTATCGTCTGTGGTCATTATGGTTGTGGCGGTGTTCAAGCAGCCCTGAACAATGATCAGCTGGGCCTGATCGATAACTGGCTGCGACATATCCAGGATGTCAGAGATAAACATCACACCTTGATCGACCTTTTTCAACAGCAACAGCGCACAGACCTGCTCTGCGAGTTGAATGTACTAGAGCAGGTCATACACGTTTGCCAGACAACCATAGTTCGAGATGCATGGCGTTCCGGCCAGGAGCTCACCGTGAATGGATGGGTATATGGCCTTAAAGATGGTCTGGTGCACGATTTAGGCATTTCAATCAAACACCCCGGGGAAATTGCTGATGTTTATCAAGGCGCCCTAAGCAAAATCGCCCAGCACAGCGACGACTAA